The following are from one region of the Lodderomyces elongisporus chromosome 7, complete sequence genome:
- the NRG1 gene encoding transcriptional repressor, whose protein sequence is MMTQTHLHYTTVAGSTVQNQQSSPKQSTSTTTTKAKYDETKPKITSLPSFSELLTSIPLPSEFKSRSNSSSSASSVRQPLPPPQQQQAQAQPVPAPVPQDRNRVPSITSPPYQYYSQPSVQHRLPTPPLSQTQQPQPQPQPQPQTIQQYPSTAPNGGFAVPMTMNRAPHSAPQQLPPSHMSDNINMAPITPVTIAFDSRIRSNSASYSYPQPPQQAQPPQQAQPPQQAHFPHQYQSVSPATTSPHAQHAQQVQQYLPASSSASSPQHSPSTRSATSPSTASASDPRRKHVCKICSRSFTTSGHLARHNRIHTGERKHECPWPSCDARFARQDNCMQHYKTHTNGKNKRMRNTSVSHTNGNAGMNSNVQAGAQVHPQVHPQVHPQVQEGYAPPMIVHHQHQQQQVQAQPQYQQQQQQQQPLAYISHHHHHHPLPHQPPHFNFATKPSYV, encoded by the coding sequence ATGATGACCCAGACACACCTTCACTATACAACAGTAGCTGGCTCTACTGTTCAGAATCAACAATCATCTCCCAAACAGAGCACTTcaactaccaccaccaaagCCAAGTATGAcgaaaccaaaccaaagaTTACCTCATTGCCTTCATTCAGCGAACTCTTGACTTCGATCCCACTCCCCTCTGAATTCAAGTCAAGAAGTAATAGCAGTTCCAGTGCCTCCTCAGTGCGAcaaccactaccaccaccacaacaacaacaagcacaagcacaacCAGTACCGGCACCGGTACCACAGGATAGAAATAGAGTTCCATCCATTACATCGCCGCCTTACCAATACTATTCTCAACCATCAGTACAACATAGATTGCCTACTCCCCCATTAtctcaaactcaacaaccacaaccacagcCACAACCACagccacaaacaattcaacAGTATCCATCAACAGCTCCAAATGGTGGTTTTGCTGTGCCGATGACGATGAACCGTGCTCCACATTCGGCTCCACAACAACTACCTCCCTCCCACATGAGtgacaacatcaacatggCACCTATCACACCAGTCACTATAGCGTTTGACTCAAGAATCAGATCCAACTCTGCAAGCTATAGTTACCCACAACCACCACAGCAAGCACAACCACCACAGCAAGCACAACCACCACAGCAAGCACACTTTCCACACCAATACCAGTCGGTATCGCCGGCTACAACATCTCCCCATGCTCAGCATGCACAACAAGTACAACAGTACCTTCCTGCATCTTCATCAGCTTCGTCGCCACAACACTCTCCCTCAACCAGATCAGCTACATCACCATCTACTGCCAGTGCTAGTGATCCACGCAGGAAACACGTGTGCAAGATTTGCTCTAGATCCTTTACCACCAGTGGCCACTTGGCAAGACACAATAGAATACACACTGGTGAACGGAAACACGAGTGTCCTTGGCCAAGCTGCGATGCTCGTTTTGCCAGACAGGATAACTGTATGCAGCATTACAAAACACACACTAATGGCAAAAACAAGAGGATGAGAAACACATCGGTGTCGCATACAAATGGTAATGCCGGTATGAATAGTAATGTACAGGCTGGCGCACAAGTACACCCACAAGTACACCCACAAGTACACCCACAAGTCCAAGAAGGATACGCGCCACCAATGATTGtacaccaccaacaccagcaacagcagGTCCAAGCCCAGCCCCAATaccagcagcaacaacagcagcagcagcctCTTGCATACATTagccaccaccaccaccaccaccctCTTCCTCACCAACCACCGCACTTTAACTTTGCTACAAAGCCATCATATGTATAA